GCCAGGAGTGAATAGAACGTAATCGTTTGGGGTAAATTCGGCGTCACCCGACACTTTGAACTCCAATGTCAGAAACCGTTGACCGCTACCTGGAGTCTGTGGACGTGTCGCTTGCCAGTTCGCTGGGTTGTCGGCCATCGGAACCGATCCCGAGAGAAACTTCGCATCGACCGCTTCCCCGACAATCGGCGCGCGGGCCACGTAATCAGGCATCCGAGTTTCGGGGGTGGGAAACTTGCTCAACGGTTCCACGGCATCCGCCAAACTCACCGGCGAAACACCAGGGAAGTGCAGATAGAGTTCCGATGTTGCCGGCGGGTTCGGGAAGAACAATTGCATTCGCGCCGGTTCAGCCGGATCGACGGGAAACGTCACCCCACCGGACAACAAGCCAAACAACTCCCGGTTTTCGAAGCGTTCACCGGTCTGGATTTCGGAGTTGTAAACCGGTTGATATTTGATGTCCATGAAGTCGAAGAAAACAGGGCCACCGCGTCCGGTCGGACCGGCATTGGAGGCGATCAACGCCAAATCTTTCCGGTTAAGGGTTACTCGTCCGGCTTGATCTGGCACGACTTCGACAACCAAGCGAACGGCGTTGGTTTTGACGCCGGTGATGTCGAGATTCAATCGTTCTGCATCGACAACTTGCACGGCGTACGACGGTGCTGCGTTCATCTGATCCGGGCTACGCACCCCGGTCGTCTGAGCCATCGATGAAACCGCATCGTCACCGATTTGGCTTTTGAGTGCGTCTAAATCTGGATTCAACGGAAACGCGTCTTCACCATGCCGCAACACGGGACTGGCAACTTTTGGGACATCGTACAACAGCACCACTTGCGGCGTCCCCAACATCACGCGGCGGATTTTGCGACCGTCGTGTTGAGGTTCATCTTTCGCGGATGGTTGGAGTTCCACGGTTTCACCGACGAGTTCGTCAACCGATGCATAAATCTGCCCGGCTTGACCAAAACCCACCGCATGTGGCTCGTACCGGTTTTCCTCAATTTCAATTTTGTAGTCGGCCGGGACGAATTGGGCCTGCTTTTCGACGGGAATCCTTACAAGCAGGAATTGCGGTCCGTTCTTGGGCGTATCGACTTCTCGAATGGGAGGGTCCGGCAAGAGTTGCACGGTTGCACCGCCTTCGACATATCCACTCCCACTCGGCGGGGCGATCAAAGGAGCCTGAACTGGATCAGCGGGCAGACCGGTGTTCTTCTTTTCCGCTGGCGGCGCATCCTTGGGCTCTTCGTTGCCACCACATCCAATAAAGCCAACAAGCAACAGCATCCAGACAGATATTCGTGCGGAAAATCGCATCAAAGCCTCGGTGTTTTCGGCGGGGGAAAGCGACGGTGGTTGGGTTCAAAGTTCTGATCGATATCGGTGAACCAACGCCTGACAGCACGACTCAAACCGGAACGGGTCCAAATGGATTTCGACCGACACAGCGTGAGCTATGTTTGAGACGGAATTTTGGCGGGTTCTTCGACAATGTAGTATGTCCGCAGTCGCTTTTTCCAGAGAAACCGAGGTTGCCCGACCTCACGGACACGCATCTTTGGCATCCGCAACGCGATCGGTCGCGTCGTTTGTTCTTTCCATTCAATGACGATCGTGGACCGCATTCGCGTCTCATTCATCGCAAGGGAGATGGCCAACACATCATCCCAAGAGTCAATCAGGACTCGCTTCGCATTCGGCCAGACGGCGTGAACCGTGTATTCCAGACTTGGTGGGATGGGTCGCGAAGCCAAGACGCTCCATCGTTCGACGGTTTCGATCGACTCAAAATCACGACGCAACATCGCCAGCACATCGTCTTTCAGGCGGCGATTTTGAACGCCACGCCAGCCCACTAACCCATCGAGAAAAAAGACAACGACCAAACAAACGATGAGCACGACACGGTGTCGCTGGTCGTGCCGATCCAGAAACTGATAGAGCCGCCATAAACCGACCACCACAAAGCAGCACAGCCCAATCGTCAGCCAGACGCGGACGGACAACGAAAGCTTCTCGGACATCTGTGAGAACGACGGTAGCAATTCCGGTGGTCGGTGTTCGATGATCTGATCGTCGCTTCGTTCGACTTTTCCGAGTGCGATCGGCCCGCTCACTGCCGCGGGATGTGTCACCTTGGGGCGGACCGCGTAGGACCGTGTGAACGACACCTGCGGCGGTACCGTCATCAACAGCAGTCCTGTCGCGAGGGTCAACAACACTACCGTGAAGGTTGGTAATCGTCGCTGCGTCACGGCCTCGATCGCGCACGCGGCAAACAGAATTCCCGCGAGCAGTGCGAAGCTCTGCCAAAGCAGTCGTGTTTCCAAAGAAACGTTGGAAGACATCACGCAAAAGCTCCAGATGACCCAACCGCAGAAGAACCAACTGAGCAAAAACGCGGCGGGAGGGCGGCGTCCCACAACAAACCCCACTCGGCGAACCAAACGCAGAACTGCCAAGCCAATTCCCACCATCACAAACGCCGCGAAGGCGGTGAAGACTTGCACGTTGGACCACAGCAATCGGTACAGGGAACTGCTTCCGTCAACGGGCCGTTGGGAAAACCGGAAAACATCGGGACCGGTCAACCATTCACCGACGAAGTCCCGACCGTGCAGCAAGGTCATCCAGATCGACCACCAACCACCGAGAATCAAGCTAACGAGTAAGAGAATGCCAAGTGCGCCCAACGTCATGCGACGCGTTCGCCGTTTCGGCGGCAATCCGCTTCGTTGACGTTCCAACGACACATCGCGATACCAATAGAACCAGTACAACGAGATTGGTACGAGAACCGCGATCGCCAACGGACCGCCACTCAGAAAACAACCGCTCAGCGAGATTACAGCAACCGATAACGGCCACGTCATGAGTCGTGGTCGCCGCTTGAGATGACAAATCACACCCCAGAACGTGCCAACGGCACACAGCATGGGTAATGCAATCGGGCACGCGGTTTGAGACATCATCAGAAATGGTCCGTGGATGGCCATGATCACCGCTGCCCACCACGCGACTCGATCATTCCAGAGCGCACGGGCCAACGCGAACATGGCGAAGACCAACCCACTCGTCGAACAGGCCGAAACCAGTACGACAATCCATGGTTCTGTCGCTCCGCTGAATTGCATAATGGCAGCCGTCAGCCAACTGACCAAAGGCGGTTGCCAGATCAAACGGGAATTGTTGATCGACTGATTATGGCCGATCAACTCTTGTTCAAAGATCAACGCATCGCTCGACAAGGCTCCGCGAACTTCCAACGCACGCAACCCCCATTCCGCGTCCATTGACGAGAATGACCGATTCGCAACCGCGTACATCACCGGTAGTACCGCGAGCAATACTAGCAGTGGACGCAACGCGATCGTCCGATCCAAAACCGGAAATAGCCGCTGAGCGGGCGCCGTCGCCAATTCGAGCAAATAGCGATCGTCAATCGTGGGCAGCGTGGTTTTTGTGTTCACGTTTCCACCGAATGATATCGTCGAGAATCTCACCGAGCGACAAACTCGGCTTCATCCCCAACACACTCTGCAAACGATCCAAACACGGCACACGTCGCCGGACATCCTCGAAGTCGGAACCGTAAGCGGCGTTATATGGTAACGAATCAATTTCCAAATTCGGATCGACTCTCGCCACGACTTCCTCCGCCAACTGACGGATTGAAACCGGAGAATCCCCACCGACGTTGAAAACTCGACCATGTGCGGCGGGCGTTTCGACCAGGCGAATGATGCAATCCACAACTTCGCGGACGTGGGCAAAACATCGGACTTGGCCACCGTCATCGTAGACAACCGGCGGTTCCCCAGCGAGGGCACGATCGACGAAGCGGGGAATCACCATTCCATAATGGCCAACCTGACGCGGACCAACCACGTTGAAAAACCGACCGATCACCACGGGCAAATCGTACTTGCGTGCATACGCGAGTGCTAGAAACTCGTCGATTGCTTTGGAACATCCATAAGCCCAACGCGGTTTGGCGGTTGAACCGAGCACGAGATCGTCGTCCTCGGTCCAACTTTCTTTCGGATTCTTCCCGTAGACCTCACTCGTGGACGCCAAGAAGAACCGTTGTCCGCCCTGAACAGCCAATTGCAGCAGCAATTCAGTGGGATAGATGTTGGTTTCGATTGTCCGCACCGGATCGTCCGCGACCAACTTCACTCCGACGGCAGCCGCCAAGTGATAAACGGTGTCCGTACCGGGCAGGGCATCGGTCAAAATCGTGCGATCGGAAATCGAGCCATGAATCATCCGCAACCGTGGATGGTCGGCCACGGCGGCTAAGTTCTGTTCCCGCCCGGTCGAAAAATTATCCAGGACCGTCACCTGATGTCCCAGGTCGAGCAGCCTTTCCGTGAGATGGCTGCCGATGAAACCGGCCCCTCCCGTCACCAAGCAGTTTCCCATCGTCGTCGCGGCCTTCGCAGAAATGTCGTTGTCGAGCGAATCCCTACCGTATCGATTCTTGCCCGCCAATCCTAGCGATCCAGCGTCTTCGACGTGTTCAAATTTCGAAACACTTGCCCTAACGAACCGTTCAATCCCCGAATCCGAAACCGCCGGTTGCTTCAATCCGTCTCTGGTCTCCCAGAAACAATCAATGACACAAACGACACCGTACCAATGGTTTACGACAGAGTTCCGAATTTAACGATTATTCCGATCCTGCGTTTGGTACGGGCTGTGCAAATTGAATCGACTGTAACGGAATGACGGATTTTCACGGTTGGGAGTGTTGTTCGGAAAGTGACGATTGTCACGATTCGAGCCGCGTTTCCCGCCGCCGTCCAACCGTTTTGATGAGAGAGCGTGTGTGGCGTGGAGAAGGCGCCACGAGGCGGTGACCTGAGAGACCATCGCCTCAAGCCGACCGGCTGATCCCCGGTCTTTCAACTATCGGAGAGTCGATTAGATGCGTCGTCCAAATCGCTGGCTCAACGCGAGCGATGGGGTTGTCGAGTTCCGCTCCCGGTGCATGTGGTCATCCGAATGCGAGATGTCAGTCATTTCAATTCCTGACTTTCCGATAGTTTTTTTCTCAGATGAAACGACCGGTAACGATCGGTCTCCCAATAAATCGACACCCCATGAACCTGGAGACAACACATGAAGACAACTTTGATGACGCTTTGGCACGACGACCGTGGGTTTCTGATTTCCGCTGAACTGGTTGTCGTCGGCACACTGCTGGTCCTGGGCTTAGTGGTGGGATTAACCAGCGTGCAGAATGCGTTGGTCAGCGAACTGTCCGACGTCGGCCAAGCGATCGGCAGTCTCGACCAAACCTATTACTACAAGGGTTTCGCCAGCGAGAGCGCGATTGACTGTCACCTGAAGGCGTACTCGACCGGTTCGGCATTCTTCGATACCAGAGACGATTGTGATGAGGGCGTGCAAGCATTGATGTGTGACGAGGTGCCCCATATCGAATCCGAACACCGTCACCATCATCATCACAAAGCCGAACCGCGTCATCGTCATCACGATCGAGCCCCGGAAGGTCATAAACGTGAGATGAAGCATCGCAAGTCCCGCGACCGAGAAGGCAGTCGCCGCAGCAGTCACGCACGGATCGAAACCACGCAAGTCGCCACAGCGGAGTAACACAGTGAGAGATTGCGAGAACGTTTCAACTATCGAACACTCGCATTGACAATCTGTTGAACTCGTGAAACGGCCGTATGACGTTTCCAGAATCGGGCTGCTGGTCTTTCCAAAAGATCAGTGGCCCGAAATCGTTTCCAAGAAACAGTTTGTGCAGATTACGCAAGACGGTCCGGTTGTAACGATTGTGCCAATTGCGTCAGTGGTACGCGATGTGCCTTTTAGAGCAATCAGTACGACGAAACCGGCTGAGACGGTCATGCTGATTCACATGATCAAGCCGATTTCAACGATCACGTTCAACGACTGTTTTACTCTCAGAGGACTCGACCCAATGCCCAACCAAACCACGACACAACTGGTCCGCCAATTCTGCCACGACGAAAATGGCTTCATCGTTTCCGCCGAACTCGTGATCATCGCCACGCTCCTTGTGATTGGCCTTGTTGTCGGATTGTCCGAAGTGCAACACGCGGTGGTCAGTGAGCTCAACGACGTCGGGGATGCCATCGGTCAACTCAACCAAAGCTATTACTTCGGTGGGTTCCTGGGACGGAAATACTACGGCGGCTTTGGTGGCTACGGATATGGCGGGGGAATCAAGGCGTATTCCCCGGGGTCAGCGTTCGCAGACGCGATGGATGCCTGTGACGGAAACGGTTCTTGCTCGATCGCCTGTGCGGGTGCGGTCGGTGAATCCGGCGGTGCCGCCTACAGTTCCGGTGCCACGTGCAGCGGCGGCGTGTTGAACGACTAACGTCAGAATGCGACGAAACTGACGATGTGACAAATCTCTCTCTGCCCCAATTGCGAAAACTCTGAGTCCGAATCCACGAGAGCCGGAAACTCGTTCGCTGATCCCGTCCGAGTTTCCACCTTCTGATGAGCAGGCCGCTTCTGAAAAGAGGTGGCCTGCTTTTTTTCGTTGCAGACGGCGTGTTTTTGGGCGAGTTCTGGGTTCAATCCTGGTTGGATATTGACGATTGCAGGAATGCTCCCAAGTTCAAG
This portion of the Thalassoroseus pseudoceratinae genome encodes:
- a CDS encoding ArnT family glycosyltransferase; this encodes MNTKTTLPTIDDRYLLELATAPAQRLFPVLDRTIALRPLLVLLAVLPVMYAVANRSFSSMDAEWGLRALEVRGALSSDALIFEQELIGHNQSINNSRLIWQPPLVSWLTAAIMQFSGATEPWIVVLVSACSTSGLVFAMFALARALWNDRVAWWAAVIMAIHGPFLMMSQTACPIALPMLCAVGTFWGVICHLKRRPRLMTWPLSVAVISLSGCFLSGGPLAIAVLVPISLYWFYWYRDVSLERQRSGLPPKRRTRRMTLGALGILLLVSLILGGWWSIWMTLLHGRDFVGEWLTGPDVFRFSQRPVDGSSSLYRLLWSNVQVFTAFAAFVMVGIGLAVLRLVRRVGFVVGRRPPAAFLLSWFFCGWVIWSFCVMSSNVSLETRLLWQSFALLAGILFAACAIEAVTQRRLPTFTVVLLTLATGLLLMTVPPQVSFTRSYAVRPKVTHPAAVSGPIALGKVERSDDQIIEHRPPELLPSFSQMSEKLSLSVRVWLTIGLCCFVVVGLWRLYQFLDRHDQRHRVVLIVCLVVVFFLDGLVGWRGVQNRRLKDDVLAMLRRDFESIETVERWSVLASRPIPPSLEYTVHAVWPNAKRVLIDSWDDVLAISLAMNETRMRSTIVIEWKEQTTRPIALRMPKMRVREVGQPRFLWKKRLRTYYIVEEPAKIPSQT
- a CDS encoding NAD-dependent epimerase/dehydratase family protein, with amino-acid sequence MAGKNRYGRDSLDNDISAKAATTMGNCLVTGGAGFIGSHLTERLLDLGHQVTVLDNFSTGREQNLAAVADHPRLRMIHGSISDRTILTDALPGTDTVYHLAAAVGVKLVADDPVRTIETNIYPTELLLQLAVQGGQRFFLASTSEVYGKNPKESWTEDDDLVLGSTAKPRWAYGCSKAIDEFLALAYARKYDLPVVIGRFFNVVGPRQVGHYGMVIPRFVDRALAGEPPVVYDDGGQVRCFAHVREVVDCIIRLVETPAAHGRVFNVGGDSPVSIRQLAEEVVARVDPNLEIDSLPYNAAYGSDFEDVRRRVPCLDRLQSVLGMKPSLSLGEILDDIIRWKREHKNHAAHD